In Silene latifolia isolate original U9 population chromosome 3, ASM4854445v1, whole genome shotgun sequence, a single window of DNA contains:
- the LOC141646677 gene encoding ALA-interacting subunit 5-like isoform X1 — protein MDAGEIDIPTLRNINVKPLYETHIGVEIDQQKMGSSSKKPSKKPKYSRFTQQELPACKPILTPAWVITVFVAVGIVFIPLGLISLSASERVVEVVRDYHEDCVPPPYKKDMIGYIQSVDVDKTCSINMTVPKQMKHPVYVYYQLDNFYQNHRRYVKSRNDKQLRSKAHEQSTTNCEPEETAGTDKDKAPIVPCGLIAWSLFNDTYQFSVDSKSLGVNKKGIAWESDRKHKFGSDVYPKNFQSQGLIGGGKLNSSIPLSEQEDLIVWMRTAALSKFRKLYGKIEEDLDANQVVSVVVQNNYNTYSFGGKKTLVLSTTSWIGGKNDFLGVGYLTVGGISLFLALGFILVYILKPRAIGDPSYLSWNRSAAGHLK, from the exons atggatgcgggtgaaattgacatccctactTTACGTAATATTAATGTAAAACCGCTTTACGAGACACATATTGGTGTTGAG ATAGATCAACAGAAAATGGGATCATCATCCAAAAAACCCTCTAAAAAGCCCAAAT ATTCTAGGTTCACCCAGCAAGAGCTTCCTGCTTGCAAACCAATTTTGACACCAGCATGG GTTATTACGGTGTTTGTTGCTGTTGGAATTGTCTTCATTCCTCTTGGCCTGATTTCGTTGTCTGCATCAGAGCGT GTTGTCGAGGTTGTCCGCGATTACCATGAAGACTGTGTTCCCCCACCTTATAAGAAAGATATGATTGGATATATCCAGAGTGTCGACGTTGACAAAACTTGCTCAATAAATATGACT GTTCCAAAGCAAATGAAGCATCCGGTTTATGTATATTATCAGCTTGATAACTTCTATCAAAATCATCGTCG ATATGTGAAAAGCAGAAATGACAAACAGTTGCGAAGCAAGGCTCACGAGCAGTCCACTACAAACTGTGAACCAGAAGAAACTGCAGGGACTGACAAAGACAAAGCTCCAATAGTTCCGTGTGGTCTCATAGCATGGAGTTTATTCAATGATACCTATCAGTTTTCCGTTGATTCAAAGTCACTTGGAGTCAACAAGAAGGGTATAGCGTGGGAGAGTGATCGGAAACATAAGTTTGGATCTGATGTATATCCTAAGAATTTCCAGAGTCAAGGACTTATTGGGGGTGGCAAACTCAATTCCAGCATCCCT CTTAGCGAGCAAGAGGATCTCATAGTGTGGATGCGGACAGCCGCATTGTCAAAATTTAGGAAGCTGTATGGGAAGATAGAGGAGGATCTTGACGCGAATCAGGTTGTCTCAGTTGTTGTCCAGAATAATTACAACACCTACAGTTTTGGGGGTAAGAAGACACTAGTCCTTTCTACGACAAGTTGGATTGGTGGAAAAAACGATTTTCTTGGAGTTGGATATCTCACAGTTGGCGGGATATCTTTGTTCTTGGCACTAGGATTCATACTGGTGTACATTCTCAAGCCAAG GGCTATCGGAGATCCGTCCTACCTTTCGTGGAACAGAAGTGCGGCAGGACACCTGAAGTAG
- the LOC141646677 gene encoding ALA-interacting subunit 5-like isoform X2, giving the protein MGSSSKKPSKKPKYSRFTQQELPACKPILTPAWVITVFVAVGIVFIPLGLISLSASERVVEVVRDYHEDCVPPPYKKDMIGYIQSVDVDKTCSINMTVPKQMKHPVYVYYQLDNFYQNHRRYVKSRNDKQLRSKAHEQSTTNCEPEETAGTDKDKAPIVPCGLIAWSLFNDTYQFSVDSKSLGVNKKGIAWESDRKHKFGSDVYPKNFQSQGLIGGGKLNSSIPLSEQEDLIVWMRTAALSKFRKLYGKIEEDLDANQVVSVVVQNNYNTYSFGGKKTLVLSTTSWIGGKNDFLGVGYLTVGGISLFLALGFILVYILKPRAIGDPSYLSWNRSAAGHLK; this is encoded by the exons ATGGGATCATCATCCAAAAAACCCTCTAAAAAGCCCAAAT ATTCTAGGTTCACCCAGCAAGAGCTTCCTGCTTGCAAACCAATTTTGACACCAGCATGG GTTATTACGGTGTTTGTTGCTGTTGGAATTGTCTTCATTCCTCTTGGCCTGATTTCGTTGTCTGCATCAGAGCGT GTTGTCGAGGTTGTCCGCGATTACCATGAAGACTGTGTTCCCCCACCTTATAAGAAAGATATGATTGGATATATCCAGAGTGTCGACGTTGACAAAACTTGCTCAATAAATATGACT GTTCCAAAGCAAATGAAGCATCCGGTTTATGTATATTATCAGCTTGATAACTTCTATCAAAATCATCGTCG ATATGTGAAAAGCAGAAATGACAAACAGTTGCGAAGCAAGGCTCACGAGCAGTCCACTACAAACTGTGAACCAGAAGAAACTGCAGGGACTGACAAAGACAAAGCTCCAATAGTTCCGTGTGGTCTCATAGCATGGAGTTTATTCAATGATACCTATCAGTTTTCCGTTGATTCAAAGTCACTTGGAGTCAACAAGAAGGGTATAGCGTGGGAGAGTGATCGGAAACATAAGTTTGGATCTGATGTATATCCTAAGAATTTCCAGAGTCAAGGACTTATTGGGGGTGGCAAACTCAATTCCAGCATCCCT CTTAGCGAGCAAGAGGATCTCATAGTGTGGATGCGGACAGCCGCATTGTCAAAATTTAGGAAGCTGTATGGGAAGATAGAGGAGGATCTTGACGCGAATCAGGTTGTCTCAGTTGTTGTCCAGAATAATTACAACACCTACAGTTTTGGGGGTAAGAAGACACTAGTCCTTTCTACGACAAGTTGGATTGGTGGAAAAAACGATTTTCTTGGAGTTGGATATCTCACAGTTGGCGGGATATCTTTGTTCTTGGCACTAGGATTCATACTGGTGTACATTCTCAAGCCAAG GGCTATCGGAGATCCGTCCTACCTTTCGTGGAACAGAAGTGCGGCAGGACACCTGAAGTAG